The Deltaproteobacteria bacterium genome includes a region encoding these proteins:
- a CDS encoding phytoene desaturase, which translates to MTKPRAAIVGSGFGGLAAAIRLQAAGMETVIFEKRDLAGGRAYVYRDQGFTFDAGPTVITAPGCLRELFTIAGRELDDYVELLPVKPFYRLFWEDGYRFDYSDDGEAIEKQIIAKAPGDLPGYKKFLAYSEEVFREGYEKLAHVPFLNWRSMIAVAPQLIRLEAYRSVYSAVAKHIQDPHLRQLFSFHSLLVGGNPFTTTSIYTLIHCLERKWGVYFPKGGTGALVQSLVKLYDEMGGKIHYQSEVAEILTENEKVIGLRTQDGAREQFDVVVSNADVVHTYDRLLKHAPEIGAMRHKLKRMAHSMSLFLIYFGVRQNYPDLLHHNIIFGPRYRELLEDVFLGGRLASDFSLYLHAPSKSDPGLAPPGCETYYVLSPVPHLGKLAIDWRIEGPRYAERILKYLEERYMPGLRDAIVTQRIFTPKDFETELNAFNGSAFSLEPRLTQSAYFRVHNRDRIIKGLYFVGAGTHPGAGIPGVVNSGKATAGLILQDYKSPLTRARQKVAEPSYA; encoded by the coding sequence ATGACTAAGCCGCGCGCAGCGATCGTCGGCAGTGGCTTCGGCGGTTTAGCGGCAGCGATCCGCTTGCAGGCTGCCGGCATGGAAACCGTGATTTTTGAGAAACGTGATCTGGCCGGCGGGCGCGCTTACGTTTATCGCGATCAGGGGTTCACTTTCGATGCCGGCCCGACGGTGATTACCGCGCCCGGTTGTTTGCGTGAACTGTTCACGATTGCCGGTCGCGAGCTCGACGATTACGTCGAGCTCCTGCCGGTCAAACCGTTTTATCGTTTGTTCTGGGAAGATGGTTACCGTTTCGACTACTCGGACGATGGCGAAGCGATCGAAAAGCAAATCATCGCTAAAGCACCAGGCGATCTGCCGGGCTACAAGAAGTTTCTTGCCTACTCCGAAGAGGTCTTCCGCGAGGGCTACGAAAAACTGGCCCATGTGCCGTTTTTAAATTGGCGCAGCATGATCGCCGTGGCGCCGCAGTTGATTCGCTTGGAAGCGTATCGGTCGGTTTACAGTGCGGTGGCTAAACATATTCAAGATCCCCATCTGCGCCAGCTGTTTAGCTTTCACTCTCTGCTCGTCGGCGGCAATCCGTTTACCACCACCTCGATCTACACATTGATTCACTGCCTGGAACGGAAGTGGGGCGTTTACTTTCCCAAAGGTGGCACCGGCGCCTTGGTGCAGTCGCTGGTCAAGCTCTACGATGAAATGGGCGGCAAGATTCACTACCAGAGTGAAGTGGCCGAGATTCTCACCGAGAATGAGAAAGTGATCGGGCTGCGCACCCAAGACGGCGCGCGCGAGCAGTTCGACGTGGTTGTCAGCAATGCCGATGTGGTTCACACCTACGATCGACTGCTCAAGCACGCACCCGAGATCGGCGCCATGCGGCACAAGCTCAAGCGCATGGCGCACAGCATGTCGTTGTTTTTGATCTACTTCGGTGTGCGGCAAAACTATCCGGATCTTTTGCATCACAATATTATTTTCGGGCCGCGTTATCGCGAGTTGTTGGAAGATGTTTTCTTGGGCGGCCGGCTGGCCAGTGATTTTTCGCTTTATCTGCATGCGCCGTCAAAAAGCGATCCGGGGTTGGCGCCACCGGGCTGCGAGACCTATTACGTGCTGTCGCCGGTGCCGCATCTTGGCAAGCTAGCGATCGACTGGAGGATCGAAGGTCCGCGCTACGCCGAGCGCATTCTCAAATATCTCGAAGAGCGCTACATGCCCGGACTGCGCGACGCGATCGTCACACAGCGTATTTTCACGCCGAAAGATTTTGAAACCGAGTTGAACGCCTTCAACGGCTCGGCATTTTCGCTCGAGCCGCGTTTGACCCAGAGCGCCTATTTTCGCGTGCACAACCGCGATCGCATCATTAAGGGGCTTTACTTTGTCGGTGCCGGCACCCACCCAGGGGCGGGGATTCCCGGCGTGGTCAATTCAGGCAAAGCGACGGCGGGTTTGATTTTGCAGGATTACAAATCGCCGCTTACGCGCGCGCGCCAAAAAGTGGCCGAACCTTCCTATGCCTGA
- a CDS encoding TIGR01777 family protein: protein MKLVITGASGFIGSALVQQLWKDFHSLVLLSRNPRRQEEGSSTKTYLSWQPGQSGAWEQSVDGADGVINLAGEPIAGKRWSVKQKQKLRSSRIETTQALVSAIAKAKVKPKFFLSASAVGYYGDRGDELLTEESPPSNDFLGRLCADWEAEAKKAELYDIRVVQLRTGIVLGKDKGALKKMAPPFKMFFGGPLGSGQQWMPWIHIDDEVGLIKFLMEHESARGAFNLTAPNPVTMAEFAAALGKALNRPAWASVPSWVLALMLGEMADMLLGGQRAVPKAALGLGYRFKYPRIAVALDSLNL from the coding sequence ATGAAGCTCGTCATAACCGGCGCCAGCGGTTTTATTGGATCGGCTCTAGTGCAGCAACTGTGGAAGGATTTCCATTCGCTGGTGCTGTTGAGCCGCAACCCGCGGCGCCAAGAAGAAGGCAGTAGCACCAAGACTTATCTAAGCTGGCAGCCCGGCCAAAGCGGTGCATGGGAGCAATCCGTTGACGGCGCCGACGGCGTAATCAATCTAGCGGGGGAGCCGATTGCGGGTAAACGTTGGAGCGTCAAGCAGAAGCAGAAGCTGCGATCGAGTCGCATCGAGACCACCCAAGCGTTGGTTTCAGCCATAGCGAAAGCCAAAGTCAAACCAAAGTTTTTTCTCAGCGCCTCCGCCGTCGGTTATTACGGCGATCGGGGCGACGAGCTGCTGACCGAAGAGTCGCCGCCGAGCAATGATTTTCTCGGACGACTTTGTGCCGATTGGGAAGCGGAAGCAAAAAAAGCTGAGCTCTATGACATTAGAGTGGTGCAGCTGCGGACCGGCATCGTGCTTGGCAAGGACAAAGGTGCGCTCAAGAAGATGGCGCCGCCCTTCAAAATGTTTTTCGGCGGGCCCCTGGGTTCGGGACAGCAGTGGATGCCGTGGATTCATATCGACGATGAGGTGGGTCTGATCAAATTCTTGATGGAACATGAGTCGGCCCGCGGCGCGTTTAATCTGACCGCCCCCAATCCGGTCACCATGGCAGAGTTTGCCGCCGCGCTTGGCAAGGCGCTCAACCGTCCGGCCTGGGCTTCGGTGCCTTCTTGGGTGCTGGCCCTGATGCTTGGCGAGATGGCAGACATGCTTTTAGGCGGACAGCGCGCCGTGCCGAAAGCCGCTCTGGGTCTCGGCTACCGCTTCAAGTATCCGAGAATCGCCGTAGCGTTGGACTCGTTAAATTTATGA
- a CDS encoding fasciclin domain-containing protein, translated as MNSLKKGLLGFALSLSIAGAATAESMPDKDIVDTAVSAGSFKTLVAAAQAAGLVSVLKGEGPLTVFAPTDEAFKKLPAGTVENLLKPENKDKLVSILTYHVVPGRVTADKVAGLRSAKTVNGQELKVSKKDGKVMIDNARVTSTDILASNGVIHVIDTVVLPK; from the coding sequence ATGAATTCGTTAAAGAAGGGATTGCTTGGTTTTGCACTGAGCTTAAGTATTGCAGGAGCGGCGACGGCTGAGTCGATGCCCGACAAAGATATCGTGGACACGGCGGTTTCAGCGGGTTCGTTCAAGACGCTGGTTGCGGCGGCGCAGGCAGCCGGTTTGGTCAGCGTGCTCAAGGGCGAGGGTCCGCTAACGGTTTTTGCCCCGACCGACGAGGCCTTCAAAAAGCTTCCGGCCGGGACGGTCGAAAATCTGTTGAAGCCGGAAAACAAAGATAAGTTGGTATCGATTCTAACTTATCATGTGGTTCCCGGACGAGTGACCGCGGACAAAGTTGCCGGCCTAAGATCAGCCAAGACCGTGAACGGTCAAGAGCTCAAGGTCAGTAAGAAAGATGGCAAAGTGATGATCGATAATGCCCGGGTAACTTCGACTGACATTTTGGCTAGCAACGGGGTTATTCATGTGATCGACACGGTGGTGCTGCCAAAGTGA
- a CDS encoding helix-turn-helix domain-containing protein: MALVNGDADAAGAVIDELVAGRYTLADIYMSLIGPALQGLGEAWCVGDIGVGQEKLTTQIVLAQMERLRAKFVAPSHRSSFRVMVSCVEGEMHFIGARMFADLCLARGWWVDFLGPDAPNSAIVDMVRRRYPQLLALSLTMDHGLAHARKLAVELEDVAAPPKLLLGGQAVAAIVARSLGSGDIRVVSDLYAGVEFVADCQRSERPKTILREYLTTLGKKVRRLRTDKGWTQEQLAEAAKVTRVCIVAVEGGKQNLSMDIVVRLANALAITPESLLTGDHEQVNTSG, encoded by the coding sequence ATGGCGCTCGTCAACGGCGACGCCGATGCGGCGGGCGCAGTGATCGACGAACTGGTTGCCGGAAGATATACGCTCGCGGATATATACATGTCTTTGATCGGGCCGGCCCTGCAGGGCCTTGGCGAGGCTTGGTGTGTCGGCGATATCGGTGTCGGTCAGGAAAAGCTCACGACCCAGATCGTGCTGGCGCAAATGGAACGGCTGCGCGCGAAGTTTGTCGCGCCGTCGCACCGCTCTTCTTTTCGCGTCATGGTTTCTTGCGTCGAAGGGGAAATGCACTTTATCGGCGCGCGCATGTTTGCCGACCTTTGCCTGGCGCGTGGCTGGTGGGTCGACTTTCTCGGTCCCGATGCTCCGAACTCGGCGATCGTCGACATGGTAAGACGGCGCTATCCCCAACTACTGGCCCTTTCGCTGACGATGGACCACGGCCTCGCCCATGCAAGAAAACTCGCGGTCGAACTGGAGGATGTGGCGGCGCCGCCAAAGCTGCTTCTGGGGGGGCAGGCGGTGGCGGCTATTGTTGCGCGATCCTTAGGGAGCGGCGACATCCGTGTTGTCAGCGACCTTTATGCTGGGGTGGAATTTGTCGCGGATTGCCAGCGCAGCGAGCGGCCCAAGACGATTTTGCGCGAGTACTTGACCACGCTTGGCAAGAAGGTGAGGCGGCTGCGCACCGACAAGGGCTGGACCCAGGAGCAACTGGCCGAGGCCGCCAAGGTGACCCGAGTTTGCATCGTCGCCGTGGAAGGCGGCAAACAAAATCTTTCCATGGATATCGTCGTCCGGCTCGCCAATGCTTTGGCGATCACCCCGGAAAGTCTGTTGACCGGTGATCATGAACAGGTGAACACTTCCGGTTGA
- a CDS encoding DUF523 and DUF1722 domain-containing protein has product MNKVGATKPKVGISSCLLGAKVRFDGGHKRDEFLTGVLGRFVEWVAVCPEMETGMGVPRETVRLVGDATNPKMIAEKSGTDWTEIMNKFARQRVQQLIDLHLSGYVLKKNSPSCGMERVKVFSAKGAPKRDGRGLFAAALMQHLPLLPVEEEGRLNDLKLRENFIERVFAYRRWQDFSSQPQSRQGLVEFHTAHKFLLLAHSETHYRQLGRIVGAAKTKPLADIYFEYGELYMHALAKPATTQKHTNVLEHMLGYVSKQLSADERQEMVELIRDFRRQLVPLIAPTTLLRHYTNKYQIAYLKTQVYLEPNPKELMLRNHV; this is encoded by the coding sequence ATGAACAAAGTTGGGGCCACTAAACCAAAGGTCGGCATCAGCTCATGCCTTCTCGGCGCCAAGGTTCGCTTCGACGGCGGACACAAACGCGACGAATTTCTTACCGGCGTTTTGGGCCGGTTTGTCGAATGGGTTGCCGTCTGTCCCGAAATGGAGACCGGCATGGGTGTTCCCCGCGAAACCGTGCGGCTGGTGGGCGACGCCACGAACCCCAAAATGATCGCCGAAAAGTCCGGCACCGACTGGACCGAAATTATGAACAAATTCGCCCGGCAGCGTGTCCAGCAGCTCATCGATCTCCATCTCTCGGGCTACGTGCTCAAGAAAAACTCGCCGAGTTGCGGCATGGAAAGGGTCAAAGTTTTTAGTGCTAAAGGCGCGCCAAAACGGGACGGACGCGGCTTGTTCGCTGCGGCGCTGATGCAACATCTGCCGCTGCTGCCTGTCGAAGAGGAAGGTCGCCTCAACGACCTCAAGCTCCGGGAGAATTTCATCGAAAGAGTCTTTGCCTACCGGCGTTGGCAGGATTTTTCGTCGCAACCCCAATCTCGACAAGGGTTGGTCGAGTTTCACACCGCACATAAATTTCTTTTGCTCGCCCACAGTGAGACTCATTACCGTCAACTCGGCCGCATCGTTGGCGCGGCCAAAACCAAGCCCCTAGCCGACATCTATTTTGAATACGGCGAACTTTATATGCACGCTCTGGCCAAACCTGCCACCACCCAGAAGCACACCAACGTCTTGGAGCACATGCTTGGTTACGTTTCCAAGCAGCTTTCAGCCGATGAGCGCCAAGAAATGGTCGAACTGATTCGCGACTTTCGCCGCCAACTGGTGCCGCTGATCGCACCCACAACCCTCCTGCGCCACTACACCAACAAATATCAGATTGCCTACCTGAAAACGCAGGTCTATCTCGAACCGAATCCGAAAGAACTGATGCTGCGAAATCACGTGTGA
- a CDS encoding SRPBCC family protein, whose amino-acid sequence MKTFSLKRSLWLPQPREKIFNFFSNPHNLDRVTPPWLRFKVLSPPSTTIQTGTLLDYRLRLRGIPIFWQSEISLWQPPLRFVDRQTRGPYSLWVHDHTFDHDHGGTLVGDNVEYAVPGGTLVNLLLVAPDLERIFDYRHQVLKDLFDSQNSRGIRS is encoded by the coding sequence ATGAAAACCTTTTCACTCAAGAGAAGCCTATGGCTGCCTCAACCGCGCGAGAAAATCTTCAATTTTTTTTCCAACCCGCATAACCTCGACCGCGTCACCCCGCCGTGGTTGAGATTTAAAGTCCTATCACCCCCATCAACGACGATTCAAACCGGAACACTGCTTGACTATCGTCTGCGCCTGCGCGGCATCCCTATTTTTTGGCAAAGTGAGATCAGCTTATGGCAGCCGCCCCTGCGATTCGTCGACCGGCAAACCAGAGGACCGTACTCTTTGTGGGTCCACGATCATACGTTTGATCACGACCATGGCGGCACTTTAGTGGGCGACAACGTCGAATACGCGGTGCCCGGCGGCACTTTAGTTAACCTCTTACTCGTCGCTCCTGATTTAGAGCGCATTTTTGACTACCGCCATCAAGTGCTAAAAGACCTTTTCGATTCGCAAAATTCTCGTGGAATCAGATCGTGA